One window from the genome of Crassostrea angulata isolate pt1a10 chromosome 2, ASM2561291v2, whole genome shotgun sequence encodes:
- the LOC128171355 gene encoding uncharacterized protein LOC128171355, whose product MEQFACYRCTTGDASFKNIVEHSITQHSKDVLKVRSKELNITTGKLGYRTHTFFIVPRDIAEKNQKIKVLNDEPGNLKIQVVKRENEDPVVIIRSPLAKKRKTSAYQKTVATNSICENDCSAFEEEFFPISWENNVQQTESDDDTIMRMLPLVLSSMREHGLYEVWKKFHEMVAAGSFPMKNIAYLLFLDVVRWYSSESTTTMRYDDVVSRFWRTGYKLFHGRFLRFMSGPKNRGEIIINDSKRGCFNPAESEINFAVPIQKVKKKMEGPMPPDDIKPGILQHMIHLIAEQSSTLKTYKLCLDGKKINGSTTGILGDVDLFGHEQKPTLREKQNRLQDEILHTESVLKTLDNVDTNFLLQSFLPSIKSCLTEKLRKLVTLLSERLKDLRQMRVSKQTTLAKFKDIAGSNWKTSSLCNVISAISTHIYDLDACVKRTLNTVDGIIQVCAEMNACLEFCSESILDLSVQTNYRHLKQIEDHIFSDDQLRLMKQLCPQWHELRKSAVATGSTLFTALGLDTLKKQQEHYDFVKFEKAKSEPTDRIKERMEHGRKNEINAVATLVGKVLPCFYPSYTFSEEGCVKYTLDEAYIIVSPDGSCINSATRQTEIAVEIKCPFPPETGSYKSPVYYKIPKYYIPQILSEMAALETTSLIFLCYSKETTVVMEAYFDNELWQLFLQSIQTTYGADGFRPKKKPDNSTLLLEKITQYMEEKVVFKGEVKSVTGQVCPISSGNVEAPFCDHKGRSKSYTLCVDDVLQLMFESQAVFNESYKLTRQRATEFLGFLLSDLDRNVSHNGLYSLPIAFGMKGNSLPCKILREMIEHVLDACSKAGLYVPVCSFDGQWYRIAVRDQNEFPLTLLQLQKDIYHEVKRMSVSEITNKICNMNLVSVDTIDQKIDVQRTINGLVVISKTLESLAISQNIMHMIESWKQGKLRKELIRNEQTQTNVDIQRTLSSLPSEIVHEIPSETLAEAFQSNNQRKPEEIDDVMKYVDENSLATLESGASSTTIDISDNINVEENLDFQQNTEDLQSENDTLLTKTDIENMHFSLKRSKNSKKKWEMPSTEFLLLFSSATEINKRFTKQELLDMLAPVAGKLASNGIKVLASETKRKLIEKICPILGDGSTLPVPPKRTRGSPKSLRAQARSIVNKLPKDILCALYAENICERKYESWTYFNPFGKYINVEGIPDFREWYSMPEFNKCTGNYVFMILDTYHQLCGLRRLVCQKGIPSRGIKRSAFVKIAEENETNGCGLSPAMVNDLIDKQSVAFALGTFNLKVADALDTIGATEEADFCRMVFFWYSAEDDPGILAIDRCKYRLRFRDWLLKDVCMKTYPPYGSFINDIPVVLFEGLLTNIERKIQLFPFTKSGGYNVRAVGSLDAENFFGTFQDIDPKGTGVFRPDDIPSALAVAAELIDSKLDPNRGFHMDTTATQKVYPVNEMLEMETENKEEESPDMIWRDLTTIYPRDHEFDKEMRTRCKQKRKSTTVSKPDEPGRGCLPVRQFHKRDETKILPHVRRGLKLDD is encoded by the exons ATGGAGCAGTTTGCCTGCTATCGGTGTACAACCGGAGATGCATCTTTTAAAAACATAGTAGAGCATTCGATTACACAACATTCAAAAGATGTGTTAAAAGTGAGATCAAAAGAGCTTAATATAACGACGGGGAAATTAGGTTATAGAACCCACACATTCTTTATTGTTCCTCGTGATATTGCTGAAAAAAACCAGaaaattaaagtattaaacGATGAGCCAGGAAATCTAAAAATTCAAGTTGTCAAGCGTGAAAATGAGGATCCCGTTGTAATAATTAGAAGCCCTTTGgctaagaaaagaaaaacgtCAGCATATCAGAAAACAGTAGCCACAAACTCTATATGTGAAAATGATTGCTCTGCATTTGAAGAAGAATTTTTTCCTATATCATGGGAAAATAATGTACAACAAACAGAATCCGATGATGACACAATTATGCGCATGTTACCACTGGTTTTGTCTTCAATGCGAGAACATGGTTTGTACGAAGTGTGgaaaaaatttcatgaaatggTGGCAGCTGGAAGTTTTCCAATGAAAAATATAGCATACCTACTTTTTCTGGACGTTGTGCGGTGGTACAGCTCAGAAAGCACAACTACCATGCGTTATGACGATGTCGTTTCAAGGTTCTGGAGAACTGGATATAAATTGTTTCATGGGCGTTTTCTTCGCTTTATGAGTGGACCGAAAAACAGGGGAGAAATTATAATTAATGATTCTAAGAGGGGATGTTTTAATCCCGCAGAATCGGAAATAAATTTTGCGGTCCCAATTcaaaaagtgaagaaaaaaatggaagGGCCGATGCCGCCAGATGATATAAAGCCAGGTATTCTTCAACATATGATTCATCTCATAGCAGAACAGTCCTCAACATTGAAAACATACAAGTTGTGCTTGGAtggcaaaaaaataaatggcagTACCACAGGAATTCTAGGAGATGTTGACCTCTTTGGACACGAACAAAAACCTACACTTCGCGAAAAACAAAATCGTCTTCAAGATGAAATTTTGCATACAGAATCGGTTTTAAAGACCCTTGATAACGTGGACACTAATTTTCTACTCCAGTCTTTTCTTCCATCGATAAAAAGTTGTCTTACAGAAAAGCTAAGGAAACTTGTCACTTTGCTGAGCGAGAGATTGAAAGATTTGAGACAGATGAGGGTTTCTAAACAAACGACATTGGCAAAATTCAAAGATATAGCGGGAAGTAATTGGAAGACTTCTAGTCTATGCAATGTTATTAGTGCAATCTCAACACACATTTATGATCTGGATGCTTGTGTTAAGAGAACTCTGAATACTGTTGATGGAATCATTCAAGTCTGCGCAGAAATGAATGCTTGTTTAGAATTTTGTTCTGAAAGTATCCTTGATTTGTCTGTTCAAACAAACTATCGACACCTAAAACAAATTGAGGACCATATATTCAGCGATGATCAGTTACGGTTAATGAAACAACTGTGTCCTCAATGGCATGAATTGCGCAAGTCCGCCGTAGCTACAGGAAGTACACTGTTTACTGCCCTCGGACTTGACACCCTAAAGAAGCAACAAGAACACTATGATTTTGTCAAGTTTGAGAAGGCAAAGTCGGAGCCCACAGATAGAATCAAAGAAAGAATGGAGCATGGtcgaaaaaatgaaatcaatgcaGTTGCAACGCTTGTCGGCAAAGTTTTGCCTTGTTTTTATCCGTCATACACATTCTCAGAAGAAGGTTGTGTAAAGTACACGTTGGATGAAGCATATATTATCGTTAGTCCAGATGGAAGTTGCATTAACTCAGCAACGCGTCAGACAGAAATTGCTGTGGAGATTAAATGCCCATTCCCCCCAGAAACTGGATCATACAAGTCACCCGTATACTATAAAATACCCAAGTATTACATACCTCAAATATTGTCGGAGATGGCAGCACTTGAAACAACTTCCCTGATTTTTCTTTGCTATTCAAAAGAAACCACGGTTGTTATGGAAGcttattttgataatgaattATGGCAACTCTTCTTACAAAGCATTCAGACAACGTATGGTGCAGATGGATTTCGTCCAAAGAAAAAACCTGATAATTCAACTCTTTTGCTTGAAAAAATTACTCAGTATATGGAGGAAAAAGTTGTATTTAAAGGAGAAGTTAAATCAGTTACCGGCCAAGTTTGCCCAATATCCAGTGGAAATGTAGAAGCTCCCTTTTGTGACCATAAAGGGAGATCAAAATCCTATACACTCTGCGTAGATGATGTGCTTCAGCTAATGTTTGAATCACAGGCAGTATTTAATGAATCATACAAGCTCACACGCCAGCGAGCAACTGAGTTTCTTGGTTTTTTGTTGTCTGATTTAGACAGAAACGTGTCACACAATGGTTTATATTCATTACCTATTGCATTCGGCATGAAAGGAAACAGTCTTCCGTGCAAAATTTTACGAGAAATGATCGAGCATGTACTTGATGCTTGCTCAAAAGCAGGATTGTATGTACCTGTTTGTTCATTTGATGGACAGTGGTATCGTATAGCTGTTAGAGACCAAAATGAATTTCCTTTGACACTTCTACAACTACAGAAAGACATTTATCACGAGGTAAAGAGAATGAGTGTTTCCGAAATCACTAACAAAATCTGCAATATGAACTTAGTTAGTGTCGATACTATAGATCAGAAAATAGATGTGCAAAGAACCATTAATGGGTTGGTAGTCATTTCAAAGACATTAGAATCACTTGCTATATCCCAAAATATTATGCATATGATTGAATCTTGGAAACAAGGTAAACTGAGAAAAGAATTGATACGTAATGAACAAACACAGACAAATGTAGATATTCAGAGGACACTCTCGTCACTTCCTTCGGAAATTGTCCATGAAATTCCTAGCGAAACACTTGCAGAAGCATTCCAGTCAAATAACCAAAGGAAGCCAGAAGAGATTGACGATGTCATGAAATATGTGGACGAGAATTCGCTTGCAACATTAGAGTCTGGTGCATCTTCCACAACAATTGATATTTCGGATAATATCAATGTCGAAGAAAATTTAGATTTTCAACAGAATACAGAGGATCTACAAAGTGAAAATGATACACTTTTGACCAAAACCGACAttgaaaatatgcatttttcattaaagagatcGAAAAATTCTAAGAAAAAGTGGGAAATGCCATCCACAGAATTTCTATTGCTCTTTTCAAGTGCCACAGAAATTAATAAACGATTCACAAAGCAAGAATTATTAGACATGTTAGCTCCAGTTGCTGGAAAATTAGCAAGCAATGGTATAAAAGTTCTTGCCTCGGAAACAAAACGGAAATTGATAGAAAAAATTTGTCCTATTCTTGGCGATGGATCTACTTTGCCAGTCCCCCCCAAAAGAACAAGAGGAAGTCCAAAATCATTACGTGCACAGGCACGAAGTATtgttaataaactcccaaaagaCATTTTATGCGCTTTATATGCGGAGAATATATGTGAAAGGAAATACGAGTCATGGACATATTTTAACCCttttggtaaatatattaaCGTGGAAGGAATCCCCGATTTCCGGGAATGGTACTCCATGCCCGAGTTCAATAAGTGCACAGGAAATTACGTTTTCATGATATTGGACACGTACCATCAACTCTGTGGACTACGACGACTTGTGTGCCAAAAGGGCATACCGTCCAGAGGCATTAAAAGATCGGCATTTGTAAAGATAGCGGAAGAAAATGAAACTAATGGATGTGGCCTAAGTCCAGCCATGGTGAACGACCTAATAGACAAACAGAGCGTGGCGTTTGCTCTCGGAACCTTCAATTTGAAAGTAGCTGATGCATTGGATACTATAGGGGCTACAGAGGAGGCTGATTTCTGCCGTATGGTATTTTTTTGGTACAGTGCAGAAGATGACCCAGGAATACTTGCCATTGATCGTTGTAAATACCGCTTAAGATTTAGAGACTGGTTGCTAAAAGATGTTTGTATGAAAACTTATCCACCATATGGTTCTTTCATTAATGACATACCAGTAGTACTCTTTGAGGGTCTTCTAACTAACATCGAGCGTAAAATACAGCTTTTTCCTTTCACAAAAAGTGGGGGTTACAACGTCAGAGCTGTCGGGAGTTTAGATGCAGAAAATTTCTTTGGAACTTTCCAGGATATTGATCCAAAAGGCACAGGTGTTTTTAGACCGGATGATATTCCAAGTGCGCTGGCAGTAGCAGCAGAGCTCATTGACTCAAAACTAGATCCAAACAG GGGATTTCACATGGACACGACAGCAACACAAAAAGTGTACCCTGTGAATGAAATGTTAGAAATGGAAACAGAGAACAAAGAAGAAGAGTCACCTGATATGATATGGAGAGATTTGACAACAATTTATCCAAG GGACCACGAGTTTGACAAAGAAATGAGAACCAGATGTAAGCAGAAGAGAAAGTCAACGACAGTTTCTAAACCAGATGAACCAGGTCGGGGTTGCCTTCCGGTCCGACAGTTTCATAAGCGTGACGAAACTAAAATTCTCCCTCATGTTCGAAGGGGACTGAAACTTGATGACTGA